A region from the Gavia stellata isolate bGavSte3 chromosome 2, bGavSte3.hap2, whole genome shotgun sequence genome encodes:
- the LOC104251981 gene encoding glutathione S-transferase 3 — protein sequence MSGKPRLTYCNGRGRMEPVRWLLAAAGVEFEEIFLETREQYEKLIKDGVLMFQQVPLVEIDGMKMVQTRAILSYIAGKYNLYGKDLKERALIDMYVEGITDLMQMILMFPFSPPEAKEKNLDSIKERATNRYFPVFEKVLKQHGQDFLVGNKFSWADVQLIEAILAVEEKIPAVLSGFPQLQAFKIRMSNMPTIKKFLQPGSPRKPPPDEYYVETVLKIFKR from the exons ATGTCGGGGAAGCCCAGGCTTACCTACTGTAATGGAAGGGGGCGAATGGAGCCCGTACGATGGCTGTTGGCTGCAGCCGGTGTGGAG ttTGAAGAAATCTTTTTGGAAACAAGAGAGCAGTATGAAAAGTTAATCAAAG ATGGAGTCCTGATGTTCCAGCAAGTGCCCCTGGTTGAGATCGATGGGATGAAGATGGTGCAGACGAGAGCCATCCTCAGCTACATAGCAGGGAAATACAATCTCTATGGGAAAGACTTGAAGGAGAGAGCCCT GATTGACATGTATGTGGAAGGAATAACAGATCTGATGCAAATGATTTTgatgtttcctttctctccacctgaggcaaaggagaaaaatcttgaCTCAATTAAGGAGAGGGCAACTAACAGATACTTCCCAGTCTTTGAGAAG GTTTTGAAACAACATGGCCAAGACTTTCTCGTGGGCAACAAATTCAGCTGGGCAGATGTTCAGCTAATTGAAGCCATTTTAgcagtggaggagaaaataCCTGCTGTGCTGTCAGGGTTTCCTCAGTTGCAG gcttttaaaataagaatgagCAACATGCCTACAATTAAGAAGttcctgcagcctggcagcccAAGGAAACCCCCACCAGATGAATATTATGTAGAAACTGTGTTGAAGATTTTTAAGAGATGA